The nucleotide window TATTCGCACGTCCTGGCTTTACGGTCCTTGCGGCCGGAACTTTGTCAAGGCCATTCTGGCGAAGGCTGAAACCGTGAGTATCCTGGAGGTGGTAAACGATCAGATCGGCTCTCCCACCTTTACCCGCGATTTTGCCTCTGCTGCGGGTGTTTTGATAGAGGGTATGAAGACGGGCGTCTATCACCTGACCAACCGCGGCCAGTGCAGTTGGTACGAATTTGCGTGCAAAATATTGAAATGCGTTGGGAAAACCGACGTCGTTGTCCGGCCGATCAGCTCCGATATGCTGAAGAGGGCGGCCTCCCGCCCCTCCTGGAGCGTACTTTCAACGGACAAGTTTACAAAAGATACCGGCCTGGAGATGAGACATTGGGAGGTTGCGCTCAGGGATTATCTGACGCAGACCGGCGCGCTTAAAGCTGGTATGACTGATTGAGGGCACGAAAATGGTTTACGCGGTTCCCGATGGCGGCTTTGTTCGTTCCTGGATAATTGCGACCGAGGATGGTCTGATTGTTGTGGATCCGGGCAGCGTCGGTGTTGCCGAATCGGTAAAGGCTTTCATTCGCGGGAAGCCGGGCTGGAAAATGGGAGACGTCCGAGGGATTGTTGCCACCCATTTCCACATCGACCACATAGGCGGAATCGGGCGGCTGCTGCGGGCCTGCCCAGAAGAAACGGTTGTGTTTTTTCACTGGCGCATCCAGGATTACCTGACCGGCGAGCGAGATTTGCCCCGTCTGCAGAACTGGTCATCTGAATTCCTGCCGGTTGCCCTGAAAAGCCTCCGGCTTTGCCGACACCCGCTCCAGCTTGTCGTGGAAAGCCTTGCCGGCATTCCGCTTTGGGGATTCGGGAACCGTTTTCGCCTGCCGATTCCGCTCGAAAAAATTTACTGGCTTTGCGGGGAGGAACTGAAGCGCTGCGCGCTTGGGTTCGGAGACTGGGAAGTAATTGAAACGCCCGGCCATACCGCCGATTCCCTTTCCCTGTACAGCGAATCATCCCGAGAGCTTATCTGCGGCGACCTTATCTTGAATATGGACAACGACGGCGGCCATCTCAATGCCTTTTGTGAAAACGTGGAGGAGACGGAGGAGACATTCATCTCTCTCTCCGCCTCCATCCAGCCCCGGACCATTTACCCCGCGCACGGGGAGGAAATTCATCACGGAACCAACGCCCTGCTTCTGGTAAAAACTGGTTAAACAGGGTAGTGCTGATATTTTGCCACCGGTGACCGCCGGGATTTTGCCGTCTGTTCGGCCATGTTTTGCACGGGGTAAAAATTATGACGCCGGCGGATGCCTTTGACGAGGTGCTAAATTGTCTAATAAAATAATAGTTCTGCCGGAGACCTTGACCCACCGGATTGCGGCGGGCGAGGTGATCGAGCGGCCGGCTTCGATTGTCAAAGAACTCGTCGAAAATTCCCTTGACGCCGGGGCGACTGATCTGGCGGTGGAGCTCGAGAAGGGGGGAACTCAGTCGATTCGCGTGACGGACAACGGGGAGGGGATGGGGCCGGACGATATCCTTTTGGCCTTTTCCCGACACGCCACAAGCAAGATCACCCAATTCGACGATTTGTACAGCGTGCGCTCCTTCGGGTTCCGGGGCGAAGCCCTGCCGAGCATTGCCTCGATCGCCCGCGTGGAAATCACGAGCCGTCCGGCGGAGCGGCCCTTCGGCGCGCGCCTTGTTATCGAGGCGGGGGAGTTGAAAGAGCAGTCAGAGGCCGGGTGTCCGGTTGGCACATCCATTCTCGTGACGGCCATATTCGAACCGGTTCCCGTGAGGAAAAAGTTTCTGAAGGGCGACATGACGGAGCAGGGCTACTGCCTCGACTGGATTACCCGTCTGGCCCTGGCCCGTCCGGATATCCGTATCCGGGTGTCAGCAAACGGCAAAACTACGCTTAATATCCCCGCCGCCCGCGACCTTGCGGAGCGGATTGCCCTGACGATGGGGGCTGATTTCCGGGGGCAGCTTGTGGAGACGTCGCAGAAAAAGAACGGCGCGTCGGTTTATGGTTTTGTCTCCCGCCCGGAATTTACCCGCTCCAATGCAACCCAGATGTACATCTATGTAAATGGAAGATTCGTAAAGGATTCCTTTCTGAGCCATGCGGCGATGACCGCGTATCGCCGTCTCATCGAGCCGCGCCGCTACCCGCTGGCGGTAATTTTCATTGATGTCCCGGCCGGCGAGGTGGACGTAAATGTGCACCCGACCAAGATGGAGGTGCGCTTCCGGAATCCCCGCGAGATATACGGCCTCATTGTGGAGACGCTGGGAGAGGCGATTGGGGTCGGGTTTGCGGAGGGAGGCGGTTCGGCAGCATATAACCGCACTGATAATCGCACGGGGGTGGTGGCGCCTGGTTCATATAATGACCGTGTCGAAGAGGCCCTGAAGCGCTACCGGATTTCTTCCGGCCCGCAGAAACTCTATTTTGGCGGTCAGCCGGG belongs to Syntrophales bacterium and includes:
- the rfbD gene encoding dTDP-4-dehydrorhamnose reductase; its protein translation is MKILILGAKGMLGCDLLRQLAGSHQATGLDSAECDIASLEDCRRAVAEYAPDVVVDAAAYTDVDGCETKREACFAVNAEGVKNIALACRGTGALVVHFSTDYVFDGSADAPYLEDDTPAPINVYGSSKLQGERYLEEFADRWLLIRTSWLYGPCGRNFVKAILAKAETVSILEVVNDQIGSPTFTRDFASAAGVLIEGMKTGVYHLTNRGQCSWYEFACKILKCVGKTDVVVRPISSDMLKRAASRPSWSVLSTDKFTKDTGLEMRHWEVALRDYLTQTGALKAGMTD
- a CDS encoding MBL fold metallo-hydrolase; this encodes MVYAVPDGGFVRSWIIATEDGLIVVDPGSVGVAESVKAFIRGKPGWKMGDVRGIVATHFHIDHIGGIGRLLRACPEETVVFFHWRIQDYLTGERDLPRLQNWSSEFLPVALKSLRLCRHPLQLVVESLAGIPLWGFGNRFRLPIPLEKIYWLCGEELKRCALGFGDWEVIETPGHTADSLSLYSESSRELICGDLILNMDNDGGHLNAFCENVEETEETFISLSASIQPRTIYPAHGEEIHHGTNALLLVKTG
- the mutL gene encoding DNA mismatch repair endonuclease MutL produces the protein MSNKIIVLPETLTHRIAAGEVIERPASIVKELVENSLDAGATDLAVELEKGGTQSIRVTDNGEGMGPDDILLAFSRHATSKITQFDDLYSVRSFGFRGEALPSIASIARVEITSRPAERPFGARLVIEAGELKEQSEAGCPVGTSILVTAIFEPVPVRKKFLKGDMTEQGYCLDWITRLALARPDIRIRVSANGKTTLNIPAARDLAERIALTMGADFRGQLVETSQKKNGASVYGFVSRPEFTRSNATQMYIYVNGRFVKDSFLSHAAMTAYRRLIEPRRYPLAVIFIDVPAGEVDVNVHPTKMEVRFRNPREIYGLIVETLGEAIGVGFAEGGGSAAYNRTDNRTGVVAPGSYNDRVEEALKRYRISSGPQKLYFGGQPG